The Lagopus muta isolate bLagMut1 chromosome 4, bLagMut1 primary, whole genome shotgun sequence genome has a window encoding:
- the RHOH gene encoding rho-related GTP-binding protein RhoH, with amino-acid sequence MLDSIKCVLVGDSAVGKTSLLVRFISDTFPDNYRPTVYENTGVDVFMDGVQISLGLWDTSGSDAFKGIRPLSYQQADVVLMCYSVANHSSFLNLRSKWIGEIRNHLPRVPVLVVATQTDQRESGPYHSSCISSMDGKRLAQDVRAKGYLECSALSNRGVQQVFEYAVRTAVNQAKRQNRRKLFSINECKIF; translated from the coding sequence ATGTTGGATTCTATCAAGTGCGTGCTGGTGGGAGACTCTGCAGTGGGAAAAACATCTCTCTTGGTACGTTTCATCTCTGACACTTTTCCAGACAACTACAGACCCACTGTGTATGAGAACACTGGAGTGGATGTGTTCATGGATGGCGTACAGATCAGCCTAGGCCTTTGGGACACATCTGGAAGCGATGCCTTCAAAGGCATTCGCCCCCTGTCCTACCAGCAGGCAGATGTGGTGTTAATGTGCTACTCTGTGGCAAACCACAGCTCCTTCCTGAACCTGAGGAGCAAATGGATTGGCGAGATCCGCAACCATCTGCCCCGCGTCCCTGTGTTGGTAGTGGCCACGCAGACCGACCAGCGTGAATCGGGGCCCTACCACTCCTCCTGCATCAGCTCGATGGACGGCAAGCGGCTCGCCCAGGATGTGCGAGCCAAAGGCTACTTGGAGTGCTCAGCCCTCAGCAACCGCGGTGTGCAGCAGGTGTTTGAGTATGCTGTGCGGACAGCAGTCAATCAAGCCAAGAGGCAGAACAGGCGGAAACTCTTCTCCATTAACGAGTGCAAGATCTTCTGA